Proteins encoded by one window of Micromonospora coxensis:
- a CDS encoding sugar ABC transporter substrate-binding protein, translating to MTPRSLTRAAVAGLAAVALLATTACGSGFDDDNSDVTQSSGPANLQILIGSSGDAETRAVQDAAAKWASSSGNQATVTPAQDLTQQLGQALAGGTPPDVFYVDAARFADYASVGALEPYGDRISNPDDFYDSLRTTFTYDGKLYCAPKDFSTLALQINTDLWTKAGLTDADVPTTWEQLTTTARKIKAKGQVPLALGDTRDRIGAFLVQNGGWLLSPDGKQPTADTPQNEAALTYVKSLLTEGLARFPKQLDAGWSGEAFGKGKAVMTIEGNWIKGALQNDFPNVKYTVVELPAGPKGKGTLSFTQCWGIAAKSRYKDQAIKFVEAMTTGEQQMTFAKAFGVMPSRQSVRDQYTTAFPADKPFIAGADYAQGPVNAPKMDSVVGDLDTGLQGLANGNPKTILATFDKNAKAALGS from the coding sequence ATGACACCTCGATCCCTCACCCGCGCGGCGGTGGCCGGCCTCGCCGCCGTCGCCCTGCTCGCCACCACAGCCTGCGGAAGCGGCTTCGACGACGACAACTCCGACGTCACGCAGTCCAGCGGACCGGCCAACCTGCAGATCCTGATCGGCTCCTCCGGCGACGCCGAGACCAGGGCCGTGCAGGACGCCGCCGCGAAATGGGCCAGCAGCTCCGGCAACCAGGCCACCGTCACCCCGGCCCAGGACCTCACCCAACAGCTCGGCCAGGCCCTCGCCGGCGGCACCCCACCGGACGTCTTCTACGTCGACGCGGCCCGCTTCGCCGACTACGCCAGCGTCGGCGCCCTCGAACCGTACGGCGACCGGATCAGCAACCCCGACGACTTCTACGACAGCCTGCGCACCACGTTCACCTACGACGGCAAGCTCTACTGCGCGCCGAAGGACTTCTCCACCCTCGCCCTGCAGATCAACACCGACCTGTGGACCAAGGCCGGGCTGACCGACGCCGACGTGCCGACCACCTGGGAACAGCTCACCACCACCGCCCGAAAGATCAAGGCCAAGGGGCAGGTGCCGCTGGCCCTCGGGGACACCCGCGACCGCATCGGCGCGTTCCTCGTGCAGAACGGCGGCTGGCTGCTCAGCCCCGACGGCAAGCAGCCCACCGCCGACACCCCGCAGAACGAGGCCGCCCTCACCTACGTCAAGTCGCTGCTCACCGAAGGCCTCGCCCGCTTCCCCAAGCAGCTCGACGCCGGCTGGTCCGGCGAGGCGTTCGGCAAGGGCAAGGCGGTCATGACCATCGAGGGCAACTGGATCAAGGGCGCCCTGCAGAACGACTTCCCGAACGTCAAGTACACCGTCGTCGAGCTGCCCGCCGGCCCGAAGGGCAAGGGGACGCTCTCCTTCACCCAGTGCTGGGGCATCGCCGCCAAGTCCAGGTACAAGGACCAGGCGATCAAGTTCGTCGAGGCGATGACCACCGGCGAGCAGCAGATGACCTTCGCCAAGGCGTTCGGCGTCATGCCCTCCCGGCAGTCCGTCCGCGACCAGTACACCACCGCGTTCCCCGCCGACAAGCCGTTCATCGCCGGCGCCGACTACGCCCAGGGCCCGGTCAACGCCCCGAAGATGGACAGCGTCGTCGGCGACCTGGACACCGGCCTGCAAGGACTGGCCAACGGCAATCCCAAGACCATCCTCGCCACCTTCGACAAGAACGCCAAGGCGGCACTCGGCAGCTGA
- a CDS encoding carbohydrate ABC transporter permease: protein MTTLTTRPPVAARDHRAARTLASRILGYAVLIFFGLVFLYPFVIQLANSLKTEPGAAANPLSPFPDPVSTAGFERIVAGTNFPLWLGNSLLVTVLVTLGRVFFDSLAGYALARLRFRGRAGLFAAVIAVMAVPGVVLLIPKFLVLNQLGIYNSYAGLIVPLLADAAGVFIMKQFFESIPVSVEEAARIDGAGIFRTYWSVVLPMARPALITLTILSFQGSWNEFPHSLVSVQDPDLFTLPRGLADLVSGSLGKGTQYPLKLGAALLATIPVAVLFVIFQRYFVRGGNEGAEKG, encoded by the coding sequence ATGACCACCCTCACCACCCGGCCGCCGGTCGCGGCCCGCGACCACCGCGCGGCGCGCACCCTGGCCAGCCGGATCCTCGGGTACGCCGTCCTGATCTTCTTCGGGCTGGTCTTCCTCTACCCGTTCGTCATCCAGCTCGCCAACTCGCTCAAGACCGAGCCGGGCGCGGCGGCGAACCCGCTCTCCCCGTTCCCCGACCCGGTGAGCACCGCCGGCTTCGAACGCATCGTCGCCGGCACCAACTTCCCGCTCTGGCTGGGCAACTCGCTGCTGGTCACCGTGCTGGTCACCCTCGGCCGGGTCTTCTTCGACTCGCTCGCCGGCTACGCCCTGGCCCGACTACGTTTCCGCGGCCGCGCCGGCCTCTTCGCCGCGGTCATCGCGGTGATGGCGGTGCCCGGCGTGGTGCTGCTCATCCCGAAGTTCCTGGTGCTCAACCAGCTCGGCATCTACAACAGCTACGCCGGGCTGATCGTGCCGCTGCTCGCCGACGCGGCCGGCGTCTTCATCATGAAGCAGTTCTTCGAGTCGATACCGGTCAGCGTGGAGGAGGCCGCCCGCATCGACGGCGCCGGCATCTTCCGCACCTACTGGTCGGTGGTGCTGCCGATGGCCCGGCCGGCGCTGATCACCCTGACCATCCTGTCGTTCCAGGGCTCCTGGAACGAATTCCCGCACAGCCTCGTCTCCGTCCAGGACCCGGACCTGTTCACCCTGCCACGAGGGCTCGCCGACCTGGTCAGCGGCTCACTCGGCAAGGGCACCCAGTACCCGCTCAAGCTCGGCGCGGCCCTGCTGGCCACCATCCCGGTCGCCGTCCTCTTCGTGATCTTCCAACGATACTTCGTACGCGGCGGCAACGAGGGCGCCGAGAAGGGCTGA
- a CDS encoding carbohydrate ABC transporter permease — translation MVALPVRRQRRVRRPSAREAGTALLFVLPFLVLFALFRFGPAIAGVFLGFTDYTIGGDTGLVGLENFRRLLDDPTFWSALRVTVVFTALSVPLSMLASLGVALLTRRVFRGVKLFRSVFFLPVVTSLVLAGVVFTWVFAEGGPWSRAMGALGLPAGSWLADSVLVVPALVLVSVWSRFGYGMLILLARLQDIPAELEEAALTDGASAWQRFRYVTLPQLRPALFFVAVIETTVAVQVFDMIYVMTGGGPVRASYSLVYLLYDQGFKYFDLGYASAIGVALFVMTIVVALIQRLTLGREE, via the coding sequence ATGGTTGCACTACCGGTGCGTCGCCAACGACGCGTCCGTCGTCCGTCCGCCCGGGAAGCCGGGACGGCGCTGCTGTTCGTCCTGCCGTTCCTGGTGCTGTTCGCCCTGTTCCGGTTCGGGCCGGCGATCGCCGGGGTGTTCCTCGGATTCACCGACTACACCATCGGCGGGGACACCGGCCTCGTCGGCCTGGAGAACTTCCGCCGGCTGCTCGACGATCCCACGTTCTGGTCGGCGCTACGGGTGACCGTCGTGTTCACCGCGCTGTCGGTGCCCCTGTCGATGCTGGCGTCGTTGGGCGTGGCCCTGCTGACCCGCCGGGTGTTCCGCGGCGTGAAGCTGTTCCGGTCGGTGTTCTTCCTGCCGGTGGTGACCAGCCTGGTGCTGGCCGGGGTGGTCTTCACCTGGGTGTTCGCCGAGGGTGGCCCCTGGTCGCGGGCGATGGGCGCGCTGGGCCTGCCGGCCGGTTCCTGGCTGGCCGACAGTGTGCTGGTCGTCCCCGCGCTGGTGCTGGTCTCGGTCTGGTCCCGCTTCGGCTACGGCATGCTCATCCTGCTCGCCCGCCTGCAGGACATCCCCGCCGAGTTGGAGGAGGCGGCGCTGACCGACGGCGCCTCGGCCTGGCAGCGGTTCCGCTACGTCACGCTGCCGCAGTTGCGACCCGCGCTGTTCTTCGTGGCCGTCATCGAGACCACCGTGGCGGTGCAGGTCTTCGACATGATCTACGTGATGACCGGCGGCGGCCCGGTGCGCGCCAGCTACAGCCTGGTCTACCTCCTCTACGACCAGGGCTTCAAGTACTTCGACCTGGGCTACGCCAGCGCCATCGGGGTGGCGCTGTTCGTGATGACGATCGTGGTGGCGCTGATCCAGCGGCTGACCCTCGGGAGGGAAGAATGA
- a CDS encoding LacI family DNA-binding transcriptional regulator, translated as MSDKVTIATVAERAGVSRQTVSNVLNAPHIVREETRRRVQDAITALGYRTNQAARQMRTGRSRLIAVRIEPTRDGINGSVLDRFLHGLTETGEAAGYRTMLYTATDAEREIAVYDDLLGSYDLDGFVLTGTDHGDPRTSWLAERGVPFVTFGRPWDDLDAHCWVDVDGAAGTAQATTHLLASGHRRIGWIGWPAGSGVGDDRRAGWSDTLHAAGLDPTGLARETVDGIGEGERCARELLARATPPTALVCASDSLALGALQAVRATEPAVPVIGFDDTPVAAAIGLTSVSQPLGDAAARCVDLLTAVLDGPHRTPAPVLLQPTLVRRRTA; from the coding sequence GTGTCCGACAAGGTCACCATCGCGACGGTCGCCGAACGCGCCGGGGTCAGCCGGCAGACGGTGTCCAACGTGCTCAACGCCCCGCACATCGTGCGGGAGGAGACCCGCCGCCGGGTGCAGGACGCCATCACCGCCCTCGGCTACCGCACCAACCAGGCCGCCCGCCAGATGCGCACCGGCCGCTCCCGACTCATCGCCGTGCGCATCGAACCCACTCGCGACGGCATCAACGGCTCGGTGCTCGACCGGTTCCTGCACGGGCTCACCGAGACCGGGGAGGCCGCCGGCTACCGCACCATGCTCTACACCGCCACCGACGCCGAACGGGAGATCGCCGTCTACGACGACCTGCTCGGCTCCTACGACCTCGACGGGTTCGTACTCACCGGCACCGACCACGGCGACCCCCGCACCAGCTGGCTCGCCGAACGCGGCGTGCCCTTCGTGACCTTCGGCCGACCCTGGGACGACCTCGACGCGCACTGCTGGGTCGACGTCGACGGCGCCGCCGGCACCGCCCAGGCCACCACCCACCTGCTCGCCTCGGGACACCGGCGCATCGGCTGGATCGGCTGGCCCGCCGGCTCCGGCGTCGGCGACGACCGCCGCGCCGGCTGGTCCGACACCCTGCACGCCGCCGGCCTCGACCCGACCGGACTGGCCCGGGAAACCGTCGACGGCATCGGCGAGGGTGAGCGCTGCGCCCGCGAACTGCTCGCCCGGGCCACCCCGCCGACCGCCCTGGTCTGCGCCAGCGACTCCCTCGCGCTGGGCGCCCTGCAGGCCGTACGCGCAACCGAGCCGGCCGTGCCGGTGATCGGCTTCGACGACACCCCCGTCGCCGCCGCGATCGGCCTGACCAGCGTCAGCCAGCCCCTCGGCGACGCCGCCGCCCGCTGCGTCGACCTGCTCACCGCCGTCCTCGACGGTCCGCACCGCACCCCCGCCCCGGTGCTGCTGCAACCCACCCTGGTCCGCCGCCGCACCGCGTGA
- a CDS encoding ABC transporter substrate-binding protein: MRLRKGLSAVAVALVAALAASGCGGSGSGDSGKKTVTMWIYPVIFDEAKHRAYWDETAKAFQAANPDVEVKTEIFPWANRDQALATAIAGNKGPDVVYLIPDQLPKYARNIEPVDKYLDDAAKADYLPNVVTSVTIDGKMMGAPVLTSAVTPICNKKVFAAVGQTSYPTSWNDLLAMAPAFKAKGYDVTAYAGDVKNTLNQTFYPLLWQAGGDVFSPDGKSVAFNGPEGRKALSFAKQLVDGGYVDKSLLTTLPPIEQTRIAQNKVGCVWHVLPAEIEKFWGKENIQALPHFTESKQIGYGTVGSLSMLRNSKNKDAAGKWIAFASNAENSKKYDLAASFFSAKKSVGALYASDPVLGEQEKQVANSTVGPLNEKARDVQGVLAPEIQAALLGKKSVEQALDDAAKAADPLLG; encoded by the coding sequence ATGCGTTTACGGAAGGGCCTGTCGGCCGTCGCGGTGGCGCTCGTCGCCGCGCTCGCGGCCTCGGGCTGCGGCGGCTCCGGCTCCGGTGACTCCGGCAAGAAGACCGTGACCATGTGGATCTACCCGGTGATCTTCGACGAGGCGAAGCACCGCGCGTACTGGGACGAGACGGCCAAGGCGTTCCAGGCGGCCAACCCGGACGTCGAGGTCAAGACCGAGATCTTCCCGTGGGCCAACCGCGACCAGGCGCTGGCCACGGCGATCGCCGGCAACAAGGGCCCCGACGTCGTCTACCTCATCCCCGACCAGCTGCCCAAGTACGCCCGCAACATCGAGCCGGTCGACAAGTACCTCGACGACGCCGCCAAGGCCGACTACCTGCCCAACGTCGTCACGTCCGTCACCATCGACGGCAAGATGATGGGCGCCCCCGTGCTCACCAGCGCGGTGACCCCGATCTGCAACAAGAAGGTCTTCGCCGCCGTCGGCCAGACCAGCTACCCGACCAGCTGGAACGACCTGCTGGCCATGGCGCCGGCGTTCAAGGCCAAGGGCTACGACGTCACCGCGTACGCCGGCGACGTCAAGAACACCCTCAACCAGACCTTCTACCCGCTGCTGTGGCAGGCCGGTGGCGACGTGTTCAGCCCCGACGGCAAGTCGGTCGCCTTCAACGGCCCCGAGGGCCGCAAGGCGCTGAGCTTCGCCAAGCAGCTCGTCGACGGCGGCTACGTGGACAAGAGCCTGCTCACCACCCTGCCGCCCATCGAGCAGACCCGCATCGCGCAGAACAAGGTCGGCTGCGTCTGGCACGTCCTGCCGGCCGAGATCGAGAAGTTCTGGGGCAAGGAGAACATCCAGGCCCTTCCGCACTTCACCGAGTCCAAGCAGATCGGCTACGGCACCGTCGGCTCCCTGTCGATGCTGCGTAACTCGAAGAACAAGGACGCGGCCGGCAAGTGGATCGCGTTCGCCTCCAACGCCGAGAACTCCAAGAAGTACGACCTGGCCGCCAGCTTCTTCTCGGCCAAGAAGTCGGTCGGCGCGCTCTACGCCTCCGACCCGGTCCTCGGTGAGCAGGAGAAGCAGGTCGCCAACAGCACCGTCGGCCCGCTCAACGAGAAGGCACGCGACGTCCAGGGTGTGCTCGCCCCGGAGATCCAGGCCGCCCTGCTCGGCAAGAAGTCCGTCGAGCAGGCGCTCGACGACGCGGCCAAGGCCGCCGACCCGCTGCTCGGCTAG
- a CDS encoding carbohydrate ABC transporter permease, with the protein MATEALVAPATAGHRRPRRGGRGIRSNENLAGWLFVAPVIVILGLFLLLPILMALWVSLTDWNGQGSPFTTGVPFVGVDNYTTLFTEDGLARRDFMTSIRNNIYYVAIVVPAQTALALGLALVVNNRMLRGKAFFRSAFYFPSVTSSVAISVVFLFLFANSGAVNQLLGVFGIDGPQWFADSRGVLHVLLGVLGLDTAPAVLADGGPFGLSWWDWLAGPSVAMISIITLVVWTTSGTFMLMFLAALQSVPVALDEASTLDGATRWQRFRHVTLPMIKPTTFLVLTLGLIGSWQVFDQVYVMSQGEPAKTTLTPAYLSYRTAFRDFDYGSGAAISFVLFLIIIVLTLVQRRVMADRDTDAPTGRRWWRRRVPGGSSS; encoded by the coding sequence ATGGCAACCGAAGCACTGGTGGCACCGGCCACCGCCGGCCACCGCCGGCCGCGCCGCGGCGGACGCGGCATCCGGAGCAACGAGAACCTGGCCGGCTGGCTCTTCGTCGCCCCGGTGATCGTGATCCTCGGGCTGTTCCTGCTGCTGCCGATCCTGATGGCGCTCTGGGTGAGCCTCACCGACTGGAACGGCCAGGGCAGCCCGTTCACCACCGGCGTGCCGTTCGTCGGCGTCGACAACTACACCACGCTGTTCACCGAGGACGGGCTGGCCCGCCGCGACTTCATGACCAGCATCCGCAACAACATCTACTACGTCGCGATCGTCGTACCGGCGCAGACCGCGCTCGCGCTCGGCCTCGCGCTGGTCGTCAACAACCGGATGCTGCGCGGCAAGGCGTTCTTCCGCAGCGCCTTCTACTTCCCCTCGGTGACCAGCTCGGTGGCGATCAGCGTGGTCTTCCTGTTCCTGTTCGCCAACTCCGGCGCGGTCAACCAGCTGCTCGGCGTCTTTGGCATCGACGGTCCCCAGTGGTTCGCCGACTCCCGTGGGGTGCTGCACGTGCTGCTCGGCGTGCTCGGACTCGACACCGCGCCGGCCGTCCTCGCCGACGGCGGCCCGTTCGGGCTGAGCTGGTGGGACTGGCTCGCCGGGCCGAGCGTCGCGATGATCTCGATCATCACGCTGGTCGTCTGGACCACCTCCGGCACCTTCATGCTGATGTTCCTGGCCGCGTTGCAGAGCGTGCCGGTGGCCCTCGACGAGGCCAGCACCCTCGACGGCGCCACCCGCTGGCAGCGGTTCCGCCACGTCACCCTGCCGATGATCAAGCCGACCACGTTCCTGGTGCTCACCCTCGGCCTCATCGGCTCCTGGCAGGTCTTCGACCAGGTGTACGTGATGAGCCAGGGAGAGCCGGCCAAGACCACCCTCACCCCGGCCTACCTGTCGTACCGGACCGCGTTCCGGGACTTCGACTACGGCTCGGGAGCGGCCATCTCGTTCGTGCTGTTCCTCATCATCATCGTGCTCACCCTGGTGCAGCGCCGGGTGATGGCCGACCGCGACACCGACGCGCCCACCGGCCGCCGGTGGTGGCGTCGGCGCGTACCGGGAGGGTCGTCGTCATGA
- a CDS encoding FAD-dependent oxidoreductase, whose product MTATDVVVVGAGVVGMTTALTLQRRGARVTVLTADDPADTVSAVAAAVWYPSHAEEDPRVLRWARETYTELRRQGADGVPGVVDRPTRMWLRRPYAAPPWWADACGDLVAEPAAAPYTALLRFTVPAVEMTRYLPWLRQQLEAGGGRVVRRRLDRLADAFDTAPTVVNATGLAAGRLADDPAVHPARGHVVLVANPGLTVSVRDEDDPAGITYVHPRRHDVVLGGTYQPGVGHTRPDPQEAAAIRRRCLALVPQLADSPVLGERIGLRPARHGGPRVEVEPAGPSGGRLVHAYGHGGAGVTLSWGCGAEVADLALAA is encoded by the coding sequence ATGACGGCGACAGACGTGGTGGTGGTCGGCGCCGGGGTCGTCGGGATGACGACGGCGCTCACCCTGCAGCGGCGGGGCGCACGGGTCACCGTGCTGACCGCCGACGACCCGGCGGACACGGTCTCCGCGGTGGCCGCCGCGGTGTGGTACCCCAGTCACGCCGAGGAGGATCCCCGGGTGCTGCGCTGGGCCCGGGAGACGTACACGGAACTTCGCCGCCAGGGCGCCGACGGGGTGCCGGGCGTGGTGGACCGGCCGACCCGGATGTGGCTGCGCCGCCCGTACGCCGCGCCGCCGTGGTGGGCGGACGCCTGCGGCGACCTGGTGGCGGAGCCGGCAGCAGCGCCGTACACGGCGCTGCTGCGGTTCACCGTCCCGGCGGTGGAGATGACCCGCTACCTGCCCTGGCTACGGCAGCAGTTGGAGGCCGGCGGCGGCCGGGTCGTCCGCCGTCGCCTGGACCGGCTCGCCGACGCGTTCGACACCGCGCCGACGGTGGTCAACGCCACCGGTCTGGCCGCCGGCCGGCTCGCCGACGACCCGGCCGTCCACCCGGCGCGCGGGCACGTGGTGCTGGTGGCGAACCCCGGCCTGACCGTCTCGGTACGCGACGAGGACGACCCGGCCGGCATCACGTACGTGCACCCGCGTCGGCACGACGTGGTGCTCGGCGGCACCTACCAGCCGGGGGTGGGGCACACCCGGCCCGACCCGCAGGAGGCGGCGGCGATCCGACGCCGCTGCCTCGCGCTGGTGCCGCAGCTCGCCGACTCACCGGTGCTCGGCGAGCGGATCGGTCTGCGGCCGGCCCGGCACGGCGGCCCCCGCGTCGAGGTGGAGCCGGCCGGACCGTCCGGCGGCCGGCTGGTGCACGCCTACGGGCACGGCGGAGCCGGGGTGACCCTGTCCTGGGGGTGCGGCGCCGAGGTGGCGGACCTCGCCCTGGCTGCCTGA
- a CDS encoding Gfo/Idh/MocA family protein → MSVSLAVVGAGNRGSTYAGYALRHPDRARVVAVADPRSAHRRALADAHQVPAERRFTSWHDLAARPRLADAVVLATPDREHVEPAVRLAALGYHVLLEKPIAPTEAECVAVAEAAERSGVLLAVCHVLRYTRYTDVVKRHVETGALGRVVGVEHLEPVGWWHFAHSYVRGNWRRAEQSSSSLLAKCCHDLDWLRYIVDDTPVRVSSVGALQHFRPEQRPEGAADRCLDCPVEPNCPYSAARLYRDCLASSDRHRWPLSVVTLDLTPAGVEAALRDGPYGRCVYSGDNDVVDHQSVTITFAGGATATLTMSAFTPDGHRRTRIMGTHGYLEGDGEQVSVTDFVTGRTVTTDTRAGGADAASGHGGGDMGLMAAFVDAVASGDRSRVRSGPRESLDSHRMAFAAERSRATGGAPVTLAPLG, encoded by the coding sequence ATGAGCGTCTCCCTCGCCGTCGTCGGCGCCGGCAACCGCGGCAGCACCTACGCCGGCTACGCCCTGCGCCACCCCGACCGCGCCCGCGTCGTCGCCGTCGCCGACCCCCGGTCCGCGCACCGCCGCGCCCTCGCCGACGCCCACCAGGTGCCGGCAGAGCGACGCTTCACGTCCTGGCACGACCTGGCGGCCCGGCCGCGACTCGCCGACGCGGTCGTGCTCGCCACCCCCGACCGCGAGCACGTCGAGCCGGCGGTCCGCCTCGCCGCGCTCGGCTACCACGTCCTGCTGGAGAAGCCGATCGCCCCCACCGAGGCGGAGTGCGTGGCAGTCGCCGAGGCCGCCGAGCGCAGCGGCGTCCTGCTCGCCGTCTGCCACGTGCTGCGCTACACCCGCTACACCGACGTCGTGAAGCGGCACGTCGAGACGGGCGCGCTGGGCCGCGTCGTCGGCGTCGAGCACCTCGAACCCGTCGGCTGGTGGCACTTCGCCCACTCCTACGTGCGCGGCAATTGGCGCCGTGCCGAGCAGTCCTCCAGCAGCCTGCTCGCCAAGTGCTGCCACGACCTGGACTGGCTGCGCTACATCGTCGACGACACTCCGGTGCGGGTGAGCAGCGTCGGCGCGTTGCAGCACTTCCGGCCGGAGCAGCGCCCCGAGGGCGCCGCCGACCGCTGCCTGGACTGCCCGGTGGAGCCGAACTGCCCCTACTCCGCCGCGCGCCTGTACCGCGACTGCCTCGCCTCGTCGGACCGCCACCGGTGGCCGCTGTCCGTGGTGACCCTGGACCTCACCCCGGCCGGCGTGGAGGCGGCCCTGCGGGACGGCCCGTACGGCAGGTGCGTCTACAGCGGCGACAACGACGTCGTCGACCACCAGAGCGTCACGATCACCTTCGCCGGTGGGGCCACGGCCACGCTCACCATGAGCGCCTTCACCCCCGACGGGCACCGCCGTACCCGCATCATGGGCACCCACGGCTACCTGGAGGGAGACGGCGAGCAGGTGAGCGTCACCGACTTCGTCACGGGCCGCACCGTCACCACCGACACCCGGGCAGGCGGCGCCGACGCGGCCTCCGGGCACGGCGGTGGCGACATGGGGCTGATGGCGGCCTTCGTCGACGCGGTGGCGAGCGGCGATCGGTCCCGGGTGCGCTCGGGCCCACGGGAGTCGCTGGACAGCCACCGCATGGCGTTCGCCGCCGAGCGCAGCCGGGCGACCGGTGGCGCGCCCGTCACGCTCGCGCCGCTCGGCTGA
- a CDS encoding PQQ-binding-like beta-propeller repeat protein, whose protein sequence is MAITDLGPASRVLNFGNGIRVGNEIWFATRQILPTRVAAYDLTERRITKTALIPGVPGLWGIDAVGTDLFVSSYSPGLLFKVDTVSLEVTQVLDLAQEVGWSVKASPDGKVFVGTYPSARLWEYDPATGRATDHGRMDPDDTYVRDLVATDTTVYCGIGSRAGLVAYDRATGTRTDILPDALRSRTFGAVCHLAGDHLVVGISPTAEILVVDTRDHSSHQILKTPNDSFVVGITSRGDEIFYTTRPSGSLYRFTIGDTAPTLVGVPVAEASNVRIGFLDDGRLWAVQGAGGIIYDLATRSTEALDMSSPELAPTPERPMSLCHAGDRIVVGGTLGVQVVSTEPTPAFDTYRVPFGGEAKDMDTWQGVTHMGVYTLARYLTLPVGARTATEVARVDAAQEQTRPTSLVVDRRRGLVLMATEPDYGRWEGALNIFDGQRFRSWRGILPDQTVQSLCPDPHGVFLGGSIINGYGTTPTTTRAKLGYFDYRTERLAWLVEPTTGGVIVDLKLIGRVLVGVTRDGELFGLDPRTREVLWRVDVGAVGGKLAVIDERVFGTDGTRLWTVRAGRREPSPTVLADGLNQSWFGAPEVVTDGVRTLFTTRGTNLIRVDLT, encoded by the coding sequence GTGGCGATCACCGACCTCGGCCCGGCCTCCCGGGTGCTGAACTTCGGCAACGGGATCCGCGTCGGCAACGAGATCTGGTTCGCCACCCGGCAGATCCTGCCCACCCGGGTCGCCGCGTACGACCTCACCGAGCGCCGGATCACCAAGACCGCGCTGATCCCCGGCGTGCCCGGTCTGTGGGGCATCGACGCGGTCGGCACCGACCTGTTCGTCAGCTCGTACTCGCCGGGTCTGCTGTTCAAGGTGGACACCGTCAGCCTCGAGGTCACGCAGGTGCTCGACCTCGCCCAGGAGGTCGGGTGGAGCGTCAAGGCCTCGCCGGACGGCAAGGTGTTCGTCGGCACGTACCCCTCGGCCCGGCTCTGGGAGTACGACCCGGCCACCGGCCGGGCCACCGACCACGGTCGGATGGACCCGGACGACACCTACGTGCGCGACCTGGTCGCCACCGACACCACCGTCTACTGCGGCATCGGCTCCCGCGCCGGGCTCGTCGCCTACGACCGCGCCACCGGTACGCGCACCGACATCCTGCCGGACGCCCTGCGCAGCCGGACCTTCGGCGCGGTCTGCCACCTGGCCGGCGACCACCTCGTGGTCGGGATCTCGCCCACCGCCGAGATCCTGGTCGTCGACACCCGCGACCACAGCAGCCACCAGATCCTCAAGACGCCCAACGACTCGTTCGTCGTCGGCATCACCAGCCGCGGTGACGAGATCTTCTACACCACCCGCCCCAGCGGGTCGCTGTACCGATTCACCATCGGCGACACCGCGCCCACGCTGGTCGGCGTGCCGGTGGCCGAGGCGTCCAACGTGCGGATCGGCTTCCTCGACGACGGTCGGCTCTGGGCCGTGCAGGGCGCCGGAGGCATCATCTACGACCTGGCCACCCGCAGCACCGAGGCGCTGGACATGAGCTCCCCGGAGCTGGCGCCCACCCCGGAGCGGCCGATGTCGCTCTGCCACGCCGGTGACCGGATCGTCGTCGGCGGCACCCTCGGGGTCCAGGTCGTCTCCACCGAGCCCACCCCCGCCTTCGACACCTACCGGGTGCCCTTCGGCGGTGAGGCCAAGGACATGGACACCTGGCAGGGGGTGACCCACATGGGCGTCTACACCCTGGCCCGCTACCTCACCCTGCCGGTCGGGGCCCGGACCGCCACCGAGGTCGCCCGGGTCGACGCCGCCCAGGAGCAGACCCGCCCGACGTCGCTGGTCGTCGACCGGCGACGCGGCCTGGTGCTGATGGCCACCGAGCCGGACTACGGCCGGTGGGAGGGCGCCCTCAATATCTTCGACGGGCAGCGGTTCCGCAGCTGGCGCGGCATCCTGCCGGACCAGACCGTCCAGTCGCTCTGCCCGGACCCGCACGGCGTGTTCCTCGGCGGCAGCATCATCAACGGCTACGGCACCACCCCGACGACGACCCGCGCCAAGCTCGGCTACTTCGACTACCGCACCGAGCGCCTGGCCTGGCTCGTCGAACCCACGACCGGCGGGGTGATCGTCGATCTGAAACTGATCGGCCGGGTGCTGGTCGGGGTGACCCGCGACGGTGAACTGTTCGGCCTGGACCCGCGTACCCGGGAGGTGCTGTGGCGGGTCGACGTCGGCGCCGTCGGCGGCAAGCTCGCGGTCATCGACGAGCGGGTCTTCGGAACCGACGGCACCCGGTTGTGGACGGTGCGGGCCGGTCGCCGCGAGCCGTCGCCCACGGTGCTGGCCGACGGGCTCAACCAGTCCTGGTTCGGCGCTCCGGAGGTGGTCACCGACGGGGTGCGCACCCTGTTCACCACCCGTGGGACCAACCTGATCCGGGTCGACCTGACCTGA